A DNA window from Ipomoea triloba cultivar NCNSP0323 chromosome 10, ASM357664v1 contains the following coding sequences:
- the LOC116032585 gene encoding cyclin-D-binding Myb-like transcription factor 1: protein MVMAAEDEVVARKSKKRKERNNDMLAANPGHIVKDVGVEGDKSFEEENLMKKKSDNEGVERMKKKKKSAGDKKGGALMEDTNGITVEKAKKRKRKREVESNNNELHAVSQDTANDVSVDNGGYVSSTATEIHESKKKHKKKAGKISDGCTEGEVEKVKRKKKKNKKKKGEDDQDLAIGLACTDGIADFSVNETQASGVGNDNNSQNQVKDSSKDPKLKNSKKKVRFSNELEVFPESNVPESGNDENEEVELIRGKRFTKIEDEKIKEAIYKYIEVHHLGEEGLNMVLNSRSHPEVKNCWKEIGAAIPNRPHIAVYYRAQIIFRRAENPKWTEEEKALVLQHVKLHGNEWKSLAEELGRHRFHVKDTWRRIKLPKMKTGHWSQDEYQNLFDLVNTDLQVRVTEEKKSKHGMLRDNICWTAISDKLSTRNGPNCCLKWYKQLTSPMVAEGLWSDSDDYRLIGALYNLDETCKENVDWDNLVEHRSGEICLKRWRQMVLHIGNHGSKPFSEQVEVLAKRYCPSLIEARETWDSKPLVP, encoded by the coding sequence ATGGTCATGGCTGCAGAGGATGAAGTGGTGGCTAGGAAGtctaagaaaaggaaagagagaAACAATGATATGTTAGCTGCCAATCCTGGTCATATTGTGAAGGATGTGGGAGTTGAGGGAGATAAAAGCTTCGAGGAagaaaatttgatgaaaaagaAGAGTGATAATGAAGGTGTTGAAAggatgaagaaaaagaagaaaagtgcTGGAGATAAAAAAGGGGGAGCACTTATGGAGGATACTAATGGGATTACTGTTGAGAAAGCaaaaaagaggaaaaggaaaagagaggTTGAAAGCAATAACAATGAGTTACATGCTGTGTCCCAAGATACTGCAAATGATGTTTCTGTAGACAATGGAGGTTATGTAAGTTCAACTGCAACTGAGATACATGAAAGCAAAAAGAAACACAAAAAGAAGGCAGGAAAAATCTCTGATGGTTGCACTGAGGGTGAAGTGGAGAAGGttaaaaggaagaagaaaaagaacaagaagaaaaagGGGGAGGATGACCAAGATCTGGCTATAGGTCTTGCATGTACTGATGGCATTGCAGATTTTAGTGTAAATGAAACACAAGCTAGTGGGGTGGGAAATGATAATAATAGCCAGAACCAGGTCAAAGATAGTTCTAAAGATCCAAAACTGAAAAATAGCAAGAAGAAAGTGAGATTTTCCAATGAGTTGGAGGTATTTCCCGAGTCTAATGTTCCTGAGAGTGGGaatgatgaaaatgaagaagTGGAGTTGATTCGAGGTAAGCGGTTCACTAAaatagaagatgagaaaattaaagaagCCATTTATAAGTACATAGAGGTACATCATTTGGGTGAGGAAGGTTTGAATATGGTTTTAAATAGTAGATCTCACCCTGAAGTAAAAAACTGTTGGAAGGAAATAGGAGCTGCCATACCAAATAGGCCTCACATTGCAGTCTATTATCGTGCTCAAATAATATTTCGAAGAGCTGAAAACCCTAAATGGACTGAAGAAGAAAAAGCTTTGGTACTGCAGCACGTGAAATTACATGGGAATGAGTGGAAATCACTTGCTGAGGAACTTGGCAGACACAGGTTTCATGTGAAGGATACATGGCGCAGGATAAAATTACCTAAGATGAAGACAGGACATTGGTCTCAGGATGAGTACCAGAACTTATTTGATTTAGTCAACACTGATCTGCAAGTGAGGGTCACTGAAGAGAAGAAATCCAAGCACGGAATGCTACGGGATAACATCTGTTGGACAGCAATTAGTGATAAATTGTCCACACGTAATGGTCCAAATTGTTGTCTGAAGTGGTACAAGCAGTTAACATCACCTATGGTAGCTGAAGGTCTATGGTCTGATTCTGATGATTATCGCCTAATTGGTGCACTTTATAACTTGGATGAAACCTGCAAAGAAAATGTGGACTGGGATAATCTTGTGGAACATAGGTCCGGAGAGATATGTCTTAAGCGATGGAGGCAAATGGTTCTTCACATAGGGAACCATGGGAGCAAACCCTTTTCAGAACAAGTTGAAGTCCTAGCCAAAAGATACTGTCCTTCCTTAATTGAAGCAAGGGAGACCTGGGATAGCAAGCCTCTTGTACCATGA
- the LOC116033227 gene encoding zinc finger BED domain-containing protein RICESLEEPER 2-like: protein MTYWGSTAVRCKYLHMRCIAHILNLVVQDGLKESDDSVKKVRDCVRYMRNSPARLQKFRELADLIGVEAKNSLVLDVPTRWNSTYLMLHTALLYQKVFEVYEDHDPSFKSDLGGNVPNFLDWDAVEGLVKILKSFYEMTVRISGSLYVTSNTFFSEVSDLSCILTSLVGAESDSVKLMGMNMRAKFDKYWFNQLYGDEVGKSLFENVMKDLKELYVDYVTSFSVQSDLIPVEQLESGELGRKKTELEVYLSEAIIEEDGEFDLLKWWKVNAGRFPVLSKMARDILVVPISTVASESTFSTSGRVLDAFRSSLTPKIVEALICAQDWLRLHNQPLSIEENIDESSALELFAASVANNCPRFEESHYPLTTGNWNTGLDQYGCKYNCIRMLSGRGLGFRQLLELMEDWRLDCWRPGAVV, encoded by the exons atgacgTATTGGGGTTCTACTGCAGTCAGGTGTAAGTATTTGCATATGCGATGCATTGCTCACATCCTTAATCTGGTTGTGCAAGATGGATTAAAGGAATCTGATGATTCTGTTAAGAAAGTAAGGGACTGTGTTAGGTATATGAGAAACTCTCCTGCTAGGCTCCAAAAATTTAGAGAGCTTGCTGACTTAATTGGGGTGGAAGCCAAAAATTCTTTGGTTCTTGATGTACCTACAAGGTGGAATTCCACATATTTGATGCTGCATACTGCTTTGCTGTATCAAAAGGTTTTTGAAGTGTATGAAGATCATGACCCTTCCTTCAAATCTGATTTGGGTGGGAATGTTCCTAATTTCTTGGATTGGGATGCAGTAGAAGGGTTGGTGAAAATTCTGAAATCATTTTATGAAATGACTGTTAGGATATCTGGTTCTTTGTATGTAACTTCTAATACATTCTTCTCTGAAGTGTCTGATTTATCTTGCATACTTACTAGTCTGGTGGGAGCTGAATCTGATTCTGTTAAACTAATGGGGATGAATATGAGGGCCAAGTTTGATAAATACTGG TTTAATCAATTATATGGTGATGAAGTTGGTAAGTCCTTGTTTGAGAATGTTATGAAAGACTTGAAGGAGTTGTATGTTGATTATGTGACAAGTTTCTCAGTCCAGTCTGATCTTATTCCTGTAGAACA attggaGAGTGGAGAATTAGGCAGAAAGAAAACTGAGTTAGAAGTTTATTTGAGTGAGGCAATTATAGAAGAGGATGGTGAATTTGACCTCTTGAAATGGTGGAAGGTTAATGCTGGAAGGTTCCCTGTGCTTTCTAAAATGGCTAGGGATATACTTGTTGTTCCCATTTCTACAGTTGCATCAGAATCAACATTTAGTACAAGTGGGAGGGTTCTTGATGCATTTAGGAGTTCTCTTACTCCTAAAATTGTGGAGGCACTTATATGTGCACAAGACTGGCTTAGGTTGCACAATCAGCCTCTTTCGATTGAAGAAAACATTGATGAG AGTTCTGCACTGGAGTTG TTTGCTGCCTCAGTGGCTAATAACTGCCCCAGGTTTGAGGAATCACACTATCCACTGACCACTGGAAATTGGAATACTGGACTGGATCAGTATGGTTgtaagtataattgtataagGATGTTGTCTG GAAGAGGATTAGGATTTAGGCAACTATTGGAGCTAATGGAGGATTGGAGGCTGGACTGCTGGAGGCCTGGAGCTGTGGTTTAA